A window of the Cryptococcus decagattii chromosome 6, complete sequence genome harbors these coding sequences:
- a CDS encoding cell division control protein 42: MQTIKCVVVGDGAVGKTCLLISYTTNKFPSEYVPTVFDNYAVTVMIGDSPYTLGLFDTAGQEDYDRLRPLSYPQTDVFLICFSIASPASFENVREKWFHEISHHCPGAPCLIVGTQVDLRDDPKQVEKMMNSHRGGRAAGLITQEQGERLARELGGRKYVECSALTQKGLKNVFDEAIVAALEPPAVKKTKKCVIL, encoded by the exons ATGCAGACGATCAAATGTGTCGTCGTTGGCGACGGCGCTGTCGGAAA GACATGTCTGTTGATATCATATACGACAAACAAGTTTCCATCGGAGTATGTGCCTACGGTATTTGATAACTATGCTGTGACCGTCATGATTGGTGATAGCCCT TACACACTCGGTTTATTCGATACTGCCGGCCAAGAAGACTATGACCGTCTGCGCCCACTGTCCTACCCCCAAACTGACGTCTTTCTCATCTGCTTCTCCATCGCTTCACCCGCTTCATTCGAGAATGTTCGCGAAAAATGGTTTCATGAAATCTCACATCACTGTCCCGGGGCGCCGTGTTTGATAGTAGGCACGCAAGTGGATTTGAGGGATGATCCAAAGCAGGTGGAGAAAATGATGAACAGCCACAGAGGAGGGAGGGCGGCGGGGTTGATAACGCAGGAACAAGGGGAGCGGTTGGCGAGAGAgttgggaggaagaaagtATGTAGAGTGTTCGGCGTTGACGCAAAAGGGGTTGAAGAATGTCTTTGATGAG GCAATCGTAGCAGCACTTGAACCACCAGCGGTCAAGAAGACCAAAAAATGTGTGATCCTCTAG